In Alnus glutinosa chromosome 7, dhAlnGlut1.1, whole genome shotgun sequence, the sequence CAGCAAGTAAACATGGTATATGGCCAATATGTATTCAGAAACTGCATATATTAGCAGGAACAATAGTTTGTAGCTTCAAAACTAAGCGATCATAACTTTTCTAGTTCGTACTCGGCTAAAAAAGATGTTGACTGTGTAATACCTGACCACCTGTTGAGGTGTTGAAGGCCTGCGAACTCATTCTATCGGGTATATCATGTTGCTGCGACATGTTATCATCCTCAAGAATTGCTTTAGCTTTTCGAGCAAGAACACCCCAAAATCCAGATTTGGACTCGCTTTTTGTTGATGCATCCCCATACGCAGGAAAGCTCTGTATTTTCAGGTATCACTTCACATTCACCGAGAAAGCTAATTGACAACAAACTAACATCATATCTCAACAGAAATTAGCATGCTGaggtacaagaagaaaaaaaggtgtTAACTCCAAGAACCTTCTAATTTATGGGTAacggaagagaagaaaagaaaaagtgtctGATTCTCCCGAATTAATATGTAATCTGTTCTTATTGTTGTGGTCTTGTATGGCACTTGGTCTAGTATTTTCCCAAAGCAAAGAAACTGAAGAAAGCAACCAATTGTTAAATATATGATCACGCGAGATCATTCCCATCATAACTAGAAAACATGGGCAATctaggaaaaaggaaaacatacCCAGATACGAAAATGGAAgcaagattaaaaaagaaaagaaagagattcaTGGGTTTGAATGTggtaaaagataaaaacaatatTAGATCGAATTCCACATTCAACAGAAAAAACAGATCCGTTcgttaaaaaagaaagagaagaagaagacctTCAACGGACGAGGTTGATGAGTAGAGGCGACAGCAGAGTTGGCGTAGGCAGAGGAAAGGGACGATTCTCGATGAGCAGCGGACGCCCGAATTGCCTGAGCGGCAAGAGATGATGATGAATTTGATGAATCATTGCTGGGGTTGTCGTCCGGTGGCAAATGAACCTCTTCTTTGAAGGTGGACGCCCTCGTTATCCCCTGTCTTCTCCTATATGCCATGTTCCTTTTCCTCTATGGAGtatttttctcttcctcttccaaAACCACCTCCTCTAcgctataatatatataagccTCCGCCTCCGCCACCGCCACCACCGCGACGAGAAAGAAAAGGAACCAGGAAAAAGATCTCCACGGAGAGTTTCTCTTTAGACTGAAAATCTGTTCCCACGTCTTTTAACTAACTCTTCCgttttttaatcaaatcaaatgaaggagagagagagagagagagacggctCGCATTCACGTGTTGGGCGACAACCCATAAATGTTGCTTCTGGCCCAGCGAAAAAAAAGCCCTTTCAAAGTTCAGATTTTTATATTGGTAACATCAAAGAAGtgtcattttcttcttctttctttttctttttttttttcttttttttctttattttattttatgaataagtgTCATTTCTTCGGACTTTTAACAATTTGCTCATTGAATTGCTAGCAATAtaaaaaaagttgtataaagCCTATTTATTCTAATAAGTGACCGGATTATTCAAGACGTAACCCTAATCTATTTGTTGCCCGAGTTGGTAGCCATCCGATCCgaataataaaattgtttgaaaatcTTTATCCCATTCtctaatcaaaataattaaataattagatatGGTAATGGTAGACGTAAAGCAATGTCTAATCTTGTATAATTTGGTTCCATTTAAATACAAGGTCGAGCGTAAAAATCCTGAGACAATGATATGAATTATGAGCATGCATGGAATCAAGTCAAATATTCTGAAATGATTCCCAAGCAAAAGAAGGACAGGGAATTGTTGGAACAATGTCTTGTCTAACCCGATCCCAGCCTCCCCATCCATTTCCACAGTAACTATTTACCGTTTGGATTGAAATCCAGAATTTCTGGCCCTACAATTTAAAAGATCTAGACCATTCGCGGTTCATCAATATGAATGGTCTAGATCTTGCCACATAAGCCTTAAAAAaggagaagtaaaaaaaaaaatcgaagtaATTGGTCAGCCACTCTTATGGGGTGGTCGACCACCCTTTATAGCTCCAGGGGTGATTGGGTTCGGTGGGCCGATAACCACAAGAGGTGTACCGGCTACCCTTTAGttgctttactttttattattattgttattacttTTTTAAGGCTTGTGTGGCAAGATCTGGACCATTCATTTTGAATTAATTACATAGATCTTTATAATTGTACACCCATGCAATTTCAAAGAACTATAAAAACTTCGCATCAGTGGTGTTGATTTAGTGACTTCGAGATAATTTCTAACCCCAAGTGATTTGGGCAAGTAGACAAGGCTTCAACTCCTGTGATGAAAATTCTTAAGCTTTATTAGTATTAGTCGTCTTAGGTTCTACTAATGTTCTGATGGAACTGGATCAGGCTATGGCTCAATCAGATTTGCGGTTCCCACCGTCTAGTCCCTCCTGTGCAGTTTCCAGCAATCAAGTGTAATCAAGTGTTATCATGGACAGGCTAAGATAGAGTAGCCATTCTAGTCACTCCTTActaccctcttttttttttttaataaaaataaataaataaataaaaataaacacagaTACGAATCTCTTGCACCTAGGGTGCCTTGTAATTCGGGCAGCCCCATAAAAAGGGGAGCTGCAGTGCCCACCCCATCTCCCCCAGGCCCCCACCTATCCTGAGTAAGTGAGCCACATAGTCCCCCACTTTATAGAGATACGCGAATGACACTTTTATAATAAGGGAAGGAAATCCTCACAACCTCATCGGCATGCAACTGCTTGTGAACAGAACTCACATCTTTTACATGCCAATGTAACACGCATTGTAGGGTGAAGATCCACCTCTCTGGTACTTTGTTCGCCAAGTTGTAAGCCTAGGCCACTTACATTCTACAAGAGACTTGCACCAGATTTTCTCTTCCCTGAAACATTGGAAACATGTTACAAGTTTGTAGCAAGTTGATCCACCTGGCAAGCCATGTCTggtaaataaaaagaaaagctcATCTTGGTGcaagaaaaagatgaaagaaCGTCTTTTTGGCAATCAACTTTAACTTTTTCTATCTCTTCTTTTGAAAAAAGGCTTCTTTAAGTCCTACATATTTCTTACAGCTGAAGGGCTAAATCAGTATGATGAGTATCTAATGAAGATCGTTGTTGATCATCACTACGAGGCTGAGAGCTGGTCCAATAACTCATCTGGTCAAGCCGTGTTCTTAAATATGGCAGATCAAAGATAAATTGTTGGTCTGATGACTTCAAGGTTTGGCCAGCCTCGGATGAGCTACAGACTCCATAACTAGGGCCTCCTGCAGCTATGACTTGATCATGACCCGTCAGATACTCCAAACTCGATTTCTGCATGGAGCCCTTAGCTTGACTAAAACTTGACATGCCATTCTCGCCCATGTTTCGTAGAGACCATGAAGTTGGAGAACTAGAACTGTTTTTTAATGGAGAATCTGACACATCTGAGTTAGAACACTTGGAAGGTGACTCCAACTGTGCTTGATGCTCCGAAATGCCCTTGTTCAATTCCAGTATGGTCGGCTTTCTGCCCGTGTTCTGAAATTTAGCTACTAAGCAATTCAAATCTCCAGTACCAGCAGTGAAGGAATATGAACCCAATTGAACCTTGCAACTCCGATCCTCATTAATTTTGTCATTGCCAAAAATACCGAGAATTTTCTCCTCATCGCTGGCATGAACTTCCCCATTTAAAGCACCAAGGGCATTCTTTTGGTTACCGTTCGGTGTCACTTCCACTGTATCACCAGGGATACCCAATTTGTCACCAATATTAGCATCTTTTCCCTTGTTAGCATCCCCCAAATTCATTCTGTCACATGAATTTCTGATGAAGTTCTGAGGTTTAGGGGCAGTGATTATCGTATTAAGATTACTGCACCCCAATTCGGTGGAGTTAGATTCCATATCAGTGTGACATTTTTGAGCTTGGAACCAGTAGTTTgaagtctggtaattggaagcCTCAGCTGACAATCCAAGTAACTTCTGTTCAGCAATCATTTGGGCTGTTGGTCCCAAATCTTTAACAAACAACATCAAACTTTCCCTATAACCGATATCTTGCTGATTCACCTACacaaataagaaaatttgtCAGCTCTCACGGTCAATTTTGTGAACTAGTAAAtcagacaaaaataaataaaaaaatatattcgcAAATAACTAGAAGTTGGATGCATTATTTCATATCACAATGTGCCTGCCGCCCTCTTTGTTTAGACTCTTAAATCAGTCCGGCCAGAGTGCCTGGCAGGCCCTCCTCTTGCCAGCAAAAATGGTCTTGCAGCACTTTGGTTTGGCATCAATGCATGAGTTATGTGACGTCCAccaaaagatgaaaaatgaaaagtatgaataaaagaaagggaaataTGTAGCTAGCAGATTTGGACATCACTAGTATGTGGTAAAGGGAAGAGCCCCCACGAGTTTAGTTCCATGCACATGAGGTCACATTATCTGTCTCAAATCGACTCTACAAGAATGTACTTGCAAGCACAACTTGGTGGGGGCAACTAAACTTACATGCTCAAGTGGTTTTAGAGTGCCATAAATTGTTGACAAAATTGACTCATTCTCATTGAGGAAAGACATCCAAGGTTTGTATGAACATCGCCCATCCGCAGCAAAAGATCTAAATCTTCTACCATCTTCTACACCTGTCAAAGAAGAAAAGTCAATTAAGGGTTATACTTCGATTTCATAAAGCCCTAGCTATTATAATAGTAGATGATATATATTTAAGTTTCTATGGAATCGtgttctcttacttatcaaaaaagtttCTATGGAACCGTGGAAACTCATAGAagtaaaagttaaaagaaataaGAGTTGAACCAAATTTAAGAAAGTATTAGTCGAACTTTGGCATTCCGCAAGTGCAGTCAATttgtaaagttttattttagGTTTAGGAAAAGCTTAAATCAATACAGTAAGAATCTTCTTAGCTAGTTCACGTGCAAGTGACTAAGTGGTTGAGTGATTCAAGTCCCATGTCAGGTAGTAATAACAAAAGTGCGTGATTAATATAACATCGATGAGTCCAAACTCAGAGTTCAAGCTTTTAGGTTAAATAGTGTCAATACCTTGCATGAATATTTATCATCGTTAAATTTCCCATATAAAATAGTGATTAAACTTGAAGAACCACCAAGAGTACTGCCTAAAAGTTACTACCATAAGGGTTTTATTACAAATATGTATTATCACTCAAAGAGGAAAGACAAAATTCTTGCAAAATTAGAGTAATTTTAGAATTGTGTATCATGCAAAATGTGACCCCTATTCATCCATGTGCTTGCTTAAGTTAGGATCAAGAtgttttcaaaaatgaaaaaggggaaaaaaataacaagaagaagTAAAGTTCATATTCCATTTGCACACCTGTATGGTGATAATTTGGAACCCTCAGagttacaaatattaaaaagaatatGCAATCCACACCACAAATAAGAAAATGTTATATTTGGTCTTCTTTTCCAATTACTTAGATAGATAAAATAATCAGGGGAGGTACTTTATGCCGAGCATCCCTATTTTCAACATTTTCACTAGAAATCCAGGAAAATGCTTGCATCTATacaaatttatatgaaatttcaggtttaaaaagacaaaccagATTTGCGCTCTTACCAGAAAGAACTTCATGATCTATTGCATCATTACAAGTAGCAGTACTAGAGTACTGCGAGCATAGTTGAAAACATCTCCTGAGATTCAATGAATTGCCAAATGATGGCATGGTTTTTGAGGATAAATCAGTTGTCATGCTACTGGATTTTTCATTTGTAGCAAGCTTAGGACAAGAGCTCTTAATTGAACCCCTAGCTTCAACTTGGAGCCTCCTaccgcttcttcttcttcttcttcttcttcttgtctccGAGAATTCTAATTCAAAATTCTCAGGATCAGTTTTCAGAACGTGGAAAATCTTCTGAGCTAGTTCATGTATGGCACGGGCCTGTACAAACGAAGGGTTGTTATCCAATAGATGAAGATAATCTATATTTTCTTGTTAAGAAATTCTTAGTCTACTACTCCAGTTATTTTTCAGAGATTCAATGATTATACCTGTCTGAAATAAATGGTAGCTGAAGAATTAAAATGCATCGCATTTTTGGGTATTAAAAATACATCATGCTGCATACCAGTCCAAACAACAATTGGTcagaaaacaaatcagattttCATGTTCTTTCAATAAAGCAAAAGATGCACATCTCTAACAGCCAAAGACTGACTTCTTcacatttaataattttgatttgcTTCTGAATTATTTTGCAGAGTTTAATTAGTGAGCCACATTATAATGAATTATCACCATGTGAGCATGTATAACAATTAATAACTGTTGCAAATATAATAAGATCCGACCAATGACTTGTTAAATAATATAACCCAGGATGTTGACCATaaatgaagaaatgaaaatTCGACCTTCCTATCATAGTGTATATGGTTCACCATTATATTTAACGTGCCatgaacataatttttttttttattcacagCCTTTGAAACAGAGTAATGCACTTCATGTTTCTAAAATTACTAGTCATATTTTTagtggccttgtttggtaagggaatTAAAATTTTCCCTTCCCCTCTTTACTTATTCtaaaaacaatcaatttcaaaatattctaactttatatcacatcaataattttttattattatttaaa encodes:
- the LOC133872390 gene encoding uncharacterized protein LOC133872390 isoform X1, producing the protein MSRGKLQKSIWREGHRRSPRISQKTTASTSSARASGGALATSAQEMGNGQEPTFQTRDRKKIKLRPVQEVAATSLSTRIQKGGRKPNYEDQDSKNDQPVVGRSEDSPRHEYHATKTSLPFRVPSAPWMPEKRVLELILDILQRRDTHEIFAEPVDPNEVEDYYEIIEEPMDFGTMRAKLHEGMYRSLEQFEHDVFLIPKNAMHFNSSATIYFRQARAIHELAQKIFHVLKTDPENFELEFSETRRRRRRRRSGRRLQVEARGSIKSSCPKLATNEKSSSMTTDLSSKTMPSFGNSLNLRRCFQLCSQYSSTATCNDAIDHEVLSGVEDGRRFRSFAADGRCSYKPWMSFLNENESILSTIYGTLKPLEHVNQQDIGYRESLMLFVKDLGPTAQMIAEQKLLGLSAEASNYQTSNYWFQAQKCHTDMESNSTELGCSNLNTIITAPKPQNFIRNSCDRMNLGDANKGKDANIGDKLGIPGDTVEVTPNGNQKNALGALNGEVHASDEEKILGIFGNDKINEDRSCKVQLGSYSFTAGTGDLNCLVAKFQNTGRKPTILELNKGISEHQAQLESPSKCSNSDVSDSPLKNSSSSPTSWSLRNMGENGMSSFSQAKGSMQKSSLEYLTGHDQVIAAGGPSYGVCSSSEAGQTLKSSDQQFIFDLPYLRTRLDQMSYWTSSQPRSDDQQRSSLDTHHTDLALQL
- the LOC133872390 gene encoding uncharacterized protein LOC133872390 isoform X2; translation: MSRGKLQKSIWREGHRRSPRISQKTTASTSSARASGGALATSAQEMGNGQEPTFQTRDRKKIKLRPVQEVAATSLSTRIQKGGRKPNYEDQDSKNDQPVVGRSEDSPRHEYHATKTSLPFRVPSAPWMPEKRVLELILDILQRRDTHEIFAEPVDPNEVEDYYEIIEEPMDFGTMRAKLHEGMYRSLEQFEARAIHELAQKIFHVLKTDPENFELEFSETRRRRRRRRSGRRLQVEARGSIKSSCPKLATNEKSSSMTTDLSSKTMPSFGNSLNLRRCFQLCSQYSSTATCNDAIDHEVLSGVEDGRRFRSFAADGRCSYKPWMSFLNENESILSTIYGTLKPLEHVNQQDIGYRESLMLFVKDLGPTAQMIAEQKLLGLSAEASNYQTSNYWFQAQKCHTDMESNSTELGCSNLNTIITAPKPQNFIRNSCDRMNLGDANKGKDANIGDKLGIPGDTVEVTPNGNQKNALGALNGEVHASDEEKILGIFGNDKINEDRSCKVQLGSYSFTAGTGDLNCLVAKFQNTGRKPTILELNKGISEHQAQLESPSKCSNSDVSDSPLKNSSSSPTSWSLRNMGENGMSSFSQAKGSMQKSSLEYLTGHDQVIAAGGPSYGVCSSSEAGQTLKSSDQQFIFDLPYLRTRLDQMSYWTSSQPRSDDQQRSSLDTHHTDLALQL